gctttttcccgtccatttttttcctgctttcgctatctgcgcctaatgactgagctacgtgacgccatttcttgtgatgtcacacggggcatttctggtcgggacgggattcgttccgagggattccaataaagaaccaactctttttctttactatagtggtctcgataacgggtaccggttctcaaaaagggattcgagtccgaggactcggttcttttcttatcgaacaaccgggaaaaccggtttcgagtatcatccctaatcagGACACACCAAAAAATAACATtatgtcaaaataaaataaaaataactgtaCAGTCACACATGTGAAGGTGTACTGAACAAAAGGAAACCAACTGAGGCAAGAATAACTAATAAGCACAAAAGTACACAATAAACACGGCAGACTGTGACACTCAAAAGGCTTAACGCCTAAATAGGTCTGGGGCAAACCTGGACTCCAAACAGGTCTTCGCTCTCATGTCTCTTGAGGAGAGCCCACTCGGACTGTTGACCCTGGAGCAGATTGGTGCACATGGCCATTTCTCCGCAGGTGATGTCGGCTCCGAAGCGCTTGCACACACGTCGGAAGGGTAGGTTGCCACACTGACAAAAGAGAGTGGAAATTATAACTAGTCTCCTCTGGAGTAGTGAGAAATATACACGTCTATTTTGGAGATTTCAACCCTGGAAAGGCCtgtattttacagttttttatagGATTAAAATCGAAAACACAATTGTTTTAAAAATTAACACCACTCTAAACACCAATTGAGACGGacatcctcccacctccaaagacatgcacttggggataggttgattggcaacactaaattggccctagtgtgtgaatgttgtctgtctatctgtgttggccctgcgatgaggtggcgacttgtccagggtgtaccccgccttccgcccgattgtagctgagataggctccagcgccccccgcgaccccgaagggaataagcggtagaaaatggatggatggatattgcagTAGCAGGACACTCTAGCAGAAATATAAGAAATTCTGCTGCATGCTTTAAAAGGGGAGAAGTAGCGCTATCTGGGGGCAAGTATAAGAAATACAAATTTACCGCCCCGTTTGCCAGTTAAGCAAAAGTCATTTATTTTCATTGGGATATTTGTTCACAACAAACAAATGAGCCGGTTTATGTGTTGCCATTGTAGGTTAATTTCATTTGCACTCACCGTCGTTAGGGGGGCGAGGTAGAGTTTGTCACGGAAGTCCACCTTTAGACagacaacatacagtacattaaTACAGTTGTATCCAAGACGACAAACTGCGTCTGGTGGTATGGAGCTCtatctagagcagacctgggcaaattaaggcccgggggacgcatgcggcccgttaagcttttcaatctggcctgccggacattcccaaataatttttttagatctttaaaatggaaactgatgatgtgcatttttgttgcgtttcgcttgattgtaaagtatgtcgattgagagggggtgtgacgttcatatgttgtcaatatacagtgttttatcgttcatagttaatattgtaaatcacacattttttattttcatgtacattctgagtgtctcattcagtaaaaaaatgtaagagtccattccgtttttaaggcggtctgccataacatttttagcattcaatcacacattattgtgaggttttgtattagtgttcctaaaaataggtataccagcccccagacaaatttttttctctaaatttggcccccccagtcaaaataattgcccaggcctgatctagtgGTACTAAGGAACAgagatttgatttttttaaacacaattgcattagGGACATGTACATGATTGGAAAAATAATTTTACAGGTTTATTAACGAACCAGTCGCTGACTTTGAGCTTAAATAAATGCTCCTTAgctgaaaaaaatatgtttaacttCAGCTTCATTCAAAAGTGTAAAAGCAACATATTCTAAGCTAAACAAAAAAGCAAAATCATTTTTGAGGCGGTCAATTTTTTGAGGCGGTCAATTTTTTTGGACGATACCTGTTTTTTTTCACACGGTCGCAACTTGATGACGTCCTCGTCAGTCAACATGCCGACCGTCTTCACTGCGGATGCTTTCTCTGACATGGCCTAAAACAAAACTTTATTGACTGGCAAAAGTGGGAACAATACAAACAAGAAAACCAAAAAGGAGTGTTACATGGTAAATATTCTACATTTCAGTCTTACCTGTGTCTCTGCGTCTGTAGACTCTGTTGTTGACGCTCGTGGTgctacacctgaaaaatgtgaGTTCATTGTGTTTCACTGAGGACAAACAGAGAAAACGTCTTCCTACCGTTGCCTTGGTGTTCTTTTTTCTCCTTGTTGTTAGGAAGGGTTTTCAGGTACTCTACCGACTTCCTGAACTCTACCGAATGCTTCCTGAGGCGGTTCTGGAGCTCCTTACTCAGACTGTTCTTCACCGCCGTCCTGCCCTCGTTGGCTTTGACCATGTCTGCGTTCTCCGTGGTCTTAAAGTCGGTGGTGGTGTGCGCCTTGGCGAAACGACAAGTGAGACCATAGGTGCACTTCCCGTACATGTTGTAGATGTGGCAGCTCTCTCCGATGTCGGCAGGCTTGGTGGCCAGATAGGCAGCAACATCGTGGTAAAAGTGGCACTTGTCTCCGAAGGGACATTCCCTGTTGTCCTGATGAGGTAGAGGATTATTCAGGATCCATCAGGCGTGTTAGAATAAAGCTTCCTACCTGAATAACTGAAAGACACAATCTTCTCTCATCATAGGTGGTCGGCTTCTTGTGCGGCCTGAACTTGTACTGCCCCCGGAGATGTTTACCATCCGGGTTTCCGCCTTTATCGTTCCCCTCTGGGTCTAATTTAACCTTTTTGGTTTCAGGTTCCTGCACGGGTGCTTCATTGGACTCCTCCGCTGCCTCCCTGTTTTTACATACCCGCGAGCTTTGCCACTCTGTGTCTAGAAACTCGTGAAACATGTCTTTGGTGGTGATGAACCTACAATTTCAAAGAAAATAGGGCAGATATGACCAAGATGCAGACATATGATGTAATTATCTTGTTATTGACATATTTGACTTATGTGACTCACTGGGGTATGAGGGCTGCTTCCCCCTTAACAACAATGGGTGTCCCCTTTGCAGCTGTTTCTTCTGCCTTTTTTTCCATTACATCTAGTTATATCTATAAAACAGGACAATATTTACAATCCCCGATCTGGAGTGTACATACAACTATGAATAATGAAAACACAGAGTGAGTTCATCAGATGGCAAAGTAGCAGCAGTAATTTTAATGAAAATGTCTCTTACCTGCTTTAACTTTGCAGTGTTGACAGTATTGACTATAAACTGAAGCTAGTAGCTAATGCTAAGCTAATATCACAATAGAAACCCTCGACAATAAGCAGAAACTTTTAAATGGCAGTATGTGATTAAAGATTAAAAGTCGGTTTTACAATATTTATCACGCAGAATTAAGTACATTACAGGTGACATTCCGGTCATTTGACTGCAGCTCGGCGTGTGGAGGCGATCGTGCAACCCTTAAAGGGGTCCGGGTTCCGGACGCAGTATACTTTTTAAGACTATGGTTCCGGGTTGGAAATGTGTTTTTCTGTTCGCTGTGCAaagtatatttttgtattttatcgaACATAAACTGCCACTACACACCATTTAAAGTGCCAGTGACTAATTATAAGTTTAAGTGACTTTATGAAGTAGGTAACAATTAGGTAAGTCACCTGTACTTATACCTACCATGAATggatttacgtggaccctgacttaaacaagttgaaaaacttattcgggtgttaccatttagtggtcaattgtactgaatatgtactgtactgtacaatctactaataaaagtttcattcaatcaatcaatactcggCGTGTGAAGGCGATCGTACAACTCTTAAAGGGATCCGGACCTGGTTCCGGGTAGGAATTATGATTTTTgatcttatccatccatccatgtttctaccgcttgtccctttttggggtcgcggggggtgctggagcctatctcagttgcgtTCGGGCGGATATGAAATGTAAATACAACAGTTAAAATTCAAATTTTCTATTGTTATGTTTAGATGACTTCATGAGGTACGTCATGAAATGCGCACTTCCACACTTAAAATTGTGAGTGCATAAGTGCGTTTAGTGAGAAGTATGGCAAAATGCAGAACGTTTATAATTTGTAAACAATAGGTTTGTACTTTGAACACAACAGACGCACacatatatttgtaaaaataGACGTAGAAAATGAATTTTGAAGTCAtcatcaaaatattttttctctccaaaaaACCCCCCCACTTGCAGTACATTCAACTAgacactagaccagtggttcttaaccttgttggaggtaccgaaccccaccagtttcatatgcgcattcaccgaacccttctttagtgaaaaataaaatgttatttttttcaaattcaagacagttatgtgtttttggtaacactttagtatggggaacatattctaagtaacaaagacttaatttagagttatttggacactaagggaacatattctaagtaacaaagacttaatttagagttatttggacactaggggaacatattctaagtaataaagacttaatttagagttatttggttagggtcagggttagagggttggggttataataaggccatgccgaataaggcattaataagtacttaataatgactagttaagagccaatatgttactaatttgtatgttaataagcaactaattaatggtgaatatgttccccatactaaagtgttaccatgtttttcttactggtgcacaaaatgaaccgtgcatggacatcaccttgttcaaagaactgtagtggaaagtccaggttgtcaatgagaaccaaagtagatttaacacaagagttttattttactcataatcaaatggtacaatggttgggttgagttgtctagcacacagaaattttcccccccgggcgcgcccgtcaccatgaaaaagaagatggtgcccaaaacactctcttcgtttggctttatccctttcttatctctcttgttagtgcgtcaatgtcttattttgttttccctatctgttccatagcaactcgaatcttttagacacattcactagacaggttggcatgacttaaagttcacttttgtcccacagaagaggaagagaaatcaaaatgagcatacatttttgacagacatgaactataggtcaaaggtcagaaattctactacatacccgccttccagggtcttaagaccctggaccaaaacaatttctgatatagaccactaaattaaatctctaccgcagatagaggcaaaaacctcaatgtttttatacgaggcaaaaattccgtctatgaccctccttcagagcgatcgctgttaccagcctgcagtaaaaccatctcacagaacacaattagtggcctaccctttgagttagtaacgtaataccaaaatactttgatcatgaacataattagatgaatatatatatgcttattcaagatgtattttcacattaataatgaatcaaacaagatctggtttagaattaatatagacttatgactgtaagctgttgcattattatttttcccggcatttgcaatgaatgtagttaccaattgatttcgtacacacaactgaatttcgtatgagtccatgttcgattagtgctcgtatggatggctcggtggtgcctcaggctggtggcctgccgacacctcgttgggct
This Entelurus aequoreus isolate RoL-2023_Sb linkage group LG05, RoL_Eaeq_v1.1, whole genome shotgun sequence DNA region includes the following protein-coding sequences:
- the dus3l gene encoding tRNA-dihydrouridine(47) synthase [NAD(P)(+)]-like, yielding MEKKAEETAAKGTPIVVKGEAALIPQFITTKDMFHEFLDTEWQSSRVCKNREAAEESNEAPVQEPETKKVKLDPEGNDKGGNPDGKHLRGQYKFRPHKKPTTYDERRLCLSVIQDNRECPFGDKCHFYHDVAAYLATKPADIGESCHIYNMYGKCTYGLTCRFAKAHTTTDFKTTENADMVKANEGRTAVKNSLSKELQNRLRKHSVEFRKSVEYLKTLPNNKEKKEHQGNGVAPRASTTESTDAETQAMSEKASAVKTVGMLTDEDVIKLRPCEKKQVDFRDKLYLAPLTTCGNLPFRRVCKRFGADITCGEMAMCTNLLQGQQSEWALLKRHESEDLFGVQVEGCFPDTMTRCAELINNNTDVDFVDINSGCPIDLVYKKGGGCGLMTRTRKFEQIIRGMHHVLDVPLTVKIRTGVQEKSNIAHKLIPEMKNWGVSMITLHGRSREQRYTKLADWHYITTCSQLASPIPLFGNGDILSHEDAMKAKETGVSGIMIARGALVKPWIFTEIKESRHWDISSSERLDVLRDFTNFGLEHWGSDTRGVEKTRTFLLEWLSFMCRYIPVGLLERVPQKINERPPYYMGRNYLETLMASQNVGDWIRISEMLLGPVPPNFNFLPKHKANSYK